aagttaGCTTCTCCAATCTCAATACATAAATGCTGAAATAAGGattcattttcttaaaactcaGGCCTAGCCTGACAATCTGTTATTACTGCTCAACGAAGTATTTAGACTCCCATGTTTTCAATCAGCCTCCACATTAACAGAACATGACCTTCATTTGAAGGTGAATATTCAGAGGCAAACTCAAAAGAATTAGGTGTACAATGGTTATATATAGAATCCAGAGACAGTTACCAAGAGCAGGTTTAATAAAGAACAATGTTGAGGCTCTACATAATTTGAAAAACATTCAGTCTTTCTGTTTAAGAGTATCTCTAAGTAGTTAAAGATTTCTTTCTCCCATCCCCACTTTCTAATCCTGTGCTTCATCCTTATGTAGGTGTGCTACTACCCAGACTCTCAAGGCTGGGttgtttcatttggttttggttttgtttgtttgttttgttgggtggtggtgtgatttttttctaagagCATAATTCTATATTAAGAGTCCACATTAATACTGAAGACAAGCAAGAAAGAGGTTCCATTTTCAGACACCACTATTAACAGCATCCCTGTACTTGGTGCAATTTCATTTCCCCAGATGGAAATGTCAGTGTTACAGAATAGCCAAATGGGCACTCAGTAATTCTAGAAAGTTTTTTAGTACATACAGTAAATGTCACAATTTATTCTGAAACATACATATTAACCACTGCTAACAGTCCATACAggacttcatttttttttaagccaggaTTATGAGAACCAAATTCTTATCTCCACCACCCCTACCCTAACTTTTCCAGTATGCTCCCCTCTCCTGGTAGTTGCAAGTTCAGTGCTAACATACCTTAATGAGCACATCATTTAGAAATTTTGTTGAAGATATTGCACAAAATAGTGTTTTCGCTACTGGAAACAGAGAAGGGAAAGCCAAAAATACGGTAAGTACAAAGAACTGTTTTATTCTAAGCAAAGGGAACATAAGATTGAGAAGAATCCAGGAGGAAAAAACAtccacattaaaaaagaatagcaatacaaaaaccaaccagaaaaccaaacctACACTGTCTTTCTAGATACAGCTGCATAAGCAATGAATTGAAGAATCACTGAAATAATAGTTTGCAGCTTTATTAATGTATTCACTACCTTTCACATTTGTTAATACAGCTGTGAACAGCATATATGCATTCAGTTTGTCCTCATTTTGCAATGAAACCATTTATCCCTTTAAATCAAGGCCACTCATTTTAAATATAGACTCTTCCTTCCTAGTCAAACATTAAGATGTACTTTTATTAGCAGTTATTGCTGAGCCCACCTTGCCGTAACATGCAGCTTCATACTACCCGAGATACCCAAGACAGGTATCAGTGCTGCTGGAATTTTTTATCTACTATCTAGTTGTATCTACTGCCATAAACTAGAACTGCAGTTTTAttatggatttctttttctcttcagttagttgttggattttttacaataataaaaaaaaaaaaaaaaagcacagttcCAAACAGAGTGCTTTATTACCTTAGCATCTCTTATTTCAACAGGCTGCTGGCAACTCAGCAAATTTGAATTACTGAGGTGACGATAAGCCATTTTCTTTACCATATTATGCAAGTCTTCAAATTCCTTATACACATCTGGGAAGTAAGCTTTGCCTGGATACCCTTTTTCAACCTAGaaataacaggggaaaaaagggtttgtttcccctcccccccataTTTTAAAACCAGTGCAATTAAAGTATGCCAGTTTGTTTCAttcaatgttttaaaatagcaaCATTCAAGTGAAAAGATTTTGGAGTATCAAAAAAAGCCACTGAACCAGTCAGCAAAAAGTGAGGCTTTCAATCAAGAGACCTACCAGAGCTTCGCCTGTGTAGACTGAAGTGATGTGTGGAACAATGCTAACTAAGGAAATTCAGATACATCTCTAAATGAATCTTTTTAATGTATACTAAAGGAAGTCtcccaaaaataatttaaacagctttacataaaaagaaaaacaacacaccTCACCTTCATCAACAGAAATTCAAATACTGTAACAACTTTCGTGAGACGTGGGAGAGCCAACTCCATTAAGTCTTCATTATCGCATTGTTGTATTAACTGTCAAAAGCCAGAGCTTATTAGAGCAGAGCGGCCTACAGGGGTTATTCATCCCACATTCAGAACATCAAATATCagtactctttttttttaagggtacACTGTGTGTTTAAGCAGCTTAGAGAACAGATGCAAACATAACACCAAAAGAGATAAATCAGAAAACTTCAAAACAGTTTCTACCCTTATACAGACAAAACTCAGTCCCACAGATGCTGCCAATTCATAGAAAGAAGTGCAACATCAGTAGATTTAGTAGCCATAAAGGATCTTCCACAACACAcaggaaacaagcaaaaaaaaaatgttaactgCATGGATTTTAACCCCCATTCCATCCTCCCCCAAGAGCTTCTTTGTgtgtatttgggttttttttttccttttttttgatGTTGCCCAACATgctgggtttatttctttttattgtgtttGAGGAGATACATAGTAATAGATAGTAATGTAATTTCTCCAGAAAAATGATAGCAAGAAGGGATCTACATGtcaaaagtccctttccagacTGAGTTCCCATATCCCCTTTGCCCAGTGTTCTGCTaggagtatttttttccttaaaagacAATTTAATATTTCCTTAGGCTTTCATCTTGTCAGTACACaaggatgtaaaaaaaaaaaaaaaaaaaaattaaaaccaacctTTTTAGAAATGATTCCttgaaaataagtaaataaaaaaagagaggggaTGGTATTTGTGAAGTAATTGCAGAAGAGAACCATACCTCTTTTAAcctagcttttctttttctgtatacATTGCGTTCTGCTGACACACTACTGAGTGACTTTGAAGGGGATTGACCAGGTCTGCTCAGCCTTCCAGAACACCTGGACCTTCCACGCTTCTGTAGTCGACCATGTCTCTTTGATCGTCTGGGTCTTCCAGGTCCTTCTGGTGTGACAGGTTCCTGGTGTCCTGAACcgctttctttttgttgttctgcCAACAAGGGTTTGCTTTCTGGAGACTTACAGGTCTTAattagaagaaagagaaaagtattTATTCACccctttaaatactgttttgagGAAGACGATTTTATAATTAAGTTCTTCATCTATGTAAACAataaactgtattaaaaaaggTGGATACAAGCAAAACTTCAAAGAAAGTTGtagaataaattaaactaaCTAATAAGTAAGGTTGGTACTTTTGCAACACATGTGTCATTATTTGCAAATTTAGCATTTCTGATTTTTGATACAGAGATTAATAGAATGCAATTGAAGAACTGGTTTATGCCAGTTAAATAcatttagtattttttaaagtaaagtaTGTCCTCTTCAAAAAAGATTTTGTAGAAATAAATCTTAATTAGCAGTAAAAcataccccccaaaaaaatctgGGTTTCACTGTAACTACGTCAGCGTATGAAGACTTAATGTGAAAGACTGAAGCTCAACAGCAATGAACAGTAACAAGCTTGGTAAGTATGTATTTTAGTTTCCATGTTTTAAATTCCTTACTCTTCCCTACAAACACTGCTAAGAAGCAGCTCCTGTTTTAAGACCACATGGCAAACTCTTAGCACATTTTCAAGTTACCATTGTGATTtcagagcaatttttttttactgatcaAAGCAAAAATTTCTCACTGAACACATCTTGTATGCCTTTTCATGTCAGAATTTCTAAGGATGTCCCAGTATTTTTGTAAGAGAGGGGTTTAGAATAGTACTGAGGTACATCAGGCTTCTTTTCATAACCAGTACATTTTCATCCCCACGTTCAGTAGCTACCTACTATCTAGTAGTTAGGAAAGCTCTAAAAAGGGCCAATTTATGTCAGTTCTATCCAAGGATGAAATTACTAAATTAGTTCTAAATATAACATAAGACTAGACTGAGCGTGGGAATCTTGACTGCCTTCCTGTCTGTATCAATGTACCTGCTTTAATAATCCTGCTAGTCTTTCTCACCTAGCCCAAAACTAGAACAAATCAATGTCTTAGAAGTGCAAATTTGCAGAATCCGTATTTGGTAGTTAAAAGTAGCAGGTACAATAGCAATCTAGCAGTCAGTAGTAGTATTATGTATGAGGCTGACTGAAATTTTTCTAAATTCCTATCATCCTGAGTAAAATAAAGTGCTGCACAGGGAAGCAATAACTACGTAGTAATACAGAGAGCAGACTTCAGTACTCTCCCATTCCCTTTTTCCAAAGATGACAGAAGAGCATAGAGGAGGGGGGAGGTTTGCTTGCTGCATTGGCATCTTAAGATGTAGATTTTCACATTCTGAGAACAACTTCACATATACAAACAAAAGTAACAAATGTCACACTGCCAAATGAGTATTTTTTCCCTAAACAGCAGCTGTATTAGTTCCGGCTGCAAGATGTGTTGTTTTAATATTGAAAGACAAATTTTACTATGAAATGACCAGTTTAAAACATCGTAGGGGAAAAACCTGTAGCTAAAGTAGCTTCCAACCCAGGGACTGATGTTTCACCAGAGTTTGGTTTGCAGGGGTAGCTAAGCCACACTTTCAGGCCCTGCTCTAGGAAAAACTGCAGTCCACTGCTGGATTCCAAATTAGGGATTTTTTCAGTAATGACACTTTCAGTAACCAAAACTGATAGAGCAGATGATCTCCTGCTGTCATGCTAAAAGTTGGAACTGAACACAATATTCTTAACACAAATGCAGAGAAGAATGCTATTTATGCAGAAAAGGTTTTCTCAAGCTAAAAACTTATGACAGAAAACCAGTAGCAAATGAACACTCagtaagcattttgttttctgtgcctgCACAAGAATACTATTCCTGCAATACAGCAAGAAAtagtaatttgatttttaaagcacttcAATAGGAAATGTGTTTAATTTGTTGTGTTGGTGGGCATTTCTGAGCACTACAAGGCTATGCAACTACAAAACTGCCACCCTACTTTCCACATATCTGACAGCTTTTCTAAGGAACACATTACCTGTTCTCCAGCTTTTGAATCAACAGTTCCTTCCAGACTGGTAGCTAGTgcattttccttatttaaagTGGCAGCAACTGAATCCAGATGTGCTGGACTCATCATTTCCTCTCTTATTCCACAGTCATTGTCCACCAATATACTTCCATTAGGCttatttaaaggtattttttgaGGTGAAGACTCCAGCTGTCTATGGCCTGGGTTAAGTTTATAATGTCTTGTTAATCCTCCTTTTCCTAGATAGGATTTTTCACAAGTCTGACATTGAAACGTTTTGGGGTTCAGATCATAATTTGAAGAATTGAATAATGCATCTTTTCCCTTCACCTTTccttcttcatcatcttctACACTCAGCTCAGAGTAGTCATCAGAATCAGACCGATGACCATAAGCCAAATCCTccattttaatgaatttataATCTTTAGCTTTGTATTTGGGGGGGCGTGAAATCCGTCCAGAGCGCGTTTTCACTTTCAAGGATTTTTTTAGTTTGtcatctttttggtttttttcaagaCATGGTACCAGAGTTTTTGCTGAACTGCCTGACACCAGGTTAACATCTGGAGATCTTGCAGCCGATCCTGTGGCACATGCAGCTTTCTGTCCATTTAGCATCTTAGATGTGGGAATCTTTGTGAGAGATGCTGATCCATGTGATGGTAAAGGTTTCTGCATAAGCAACTGCACTGGAGACTTGGAAGAGCTATGCAGgaatagctgctgctgcttagtTCCTGTAACAGGCTGTATCCTAATTATCTGGGGATTAATAATACCAAGTCCTGGCATGTTAGAATTCCTACTAACTGATTGACTCAGCCTTACAGTTTTGGGCTGGACTGGTGCCAATGATGGCATTGGCCTTTCAGTTTCCTTCATCTGTCCTGATTGAACTTGGACACGAATGGCTTCCAGCTGCTTTTGTGGAAAAAAGTAAGAGCTGAGATTACATAAATACAGCATTTATAAAATGAAGACAATACTATCAAGGTGATTGATACACACCTTATATGTCCTTAAAGCAAAGGGCACGAAAAAAGCAACGCACATCATTAGTTTCCCATTTTAATGCATCAAAGCACAGATTCCCTTCAAGCTACGGGTTTTCCTGCACATTTACTGTTGTGACTGCTGTTCAACTAAAGCATGTGAAGGTTGCTCTTAGGCCATGTCACAGCCTTGTTTCCTGCTGACAGGCTTGTTCTGGAACAGCACAATCAGCATCATAACCCAGGCAGATTCATAACCTTCAGCAAACCAAATGCGGGAGAACGACAGTATGCTACATGACACAGGCCCAATACCAGGTCCAGAACATACTGTAAGTGCTCAGTTCAAAAAAACCTTTGTGATGATGATTAAGGAGGAGAGTGTGTTACTGATCATCTCGCTCAGTCTCTCCTCCTCATTCAAATTTTTGCCTCAGCTTGAATCAATTGCTTGACAACCCCTGCACCCCAAAACGTGGACTGAAAGCCCAGGTACTGTATTACATTAGAGGAGGATGTATTCTCTACCTGTACATCACCACTTAAGCACTATGAAACAGCTCTTCTAACTTGTTTTAGCTGCACGTGTATTCAGATAGAAACACTTACCACAGCAGCAAGTATCTACATTCAAACGCGGATTTTTCTAAACCACATTGAAAGTTGTGTCTTCCAGCTGCGAGACTCCAGTCTGCACCCGAGGGCAGGTGTGACCGAGGAGAACGGAAAAAACCCTCATAATTAAAACCACATTAACCACCCCCCCGACGCCTGCCCTCGGCAGTGGATTTCATCACCTCCCGGGAGCCGCAggctccctcccttcccagctccGGTTACCTTCTGCGGGAGGAGCCGGGTGGCGGCCACGGAACTGCCCTGCTGCCTGGCGACCTGCTGGGCAACGCTCCGCAGCTGCTGGGCGGCGTTGTGCATGATGCTGgccagcggcggcggcggccccagGCAGGGCTCCGGCGGGGCGGCTGGCggcagcttctgcttctcctgggCCTTGCTCACCTGCTCGATGACCCGCTGGACCTCCGCGGGGGCCAGCGGCGTGGCGGCGTGCCGAGGAGGCGGCGGTTCCGCCGTGCCCGGCCCCGGGCTCTCGGCGGcagccagcagctgctccagcagcagccgcaCCTCCACGGCGCTCAGCCTCTCACCCTCCACCACGCTCCCGTCCTCCTGCACGTACAGAACGGTGCCGGCCGCCGCAGACCCGGCTTCCACGGCTGCCAAGCTCTGCGCCAGCTCCCCCGCTGTCGCCAGCAGCTCCGGGCCCTCCGCAGAGGGCGGCGGGTTGGCGGGCCCCACCGCGCCGCCGCCGTCCTCCTCCGTCGCCGCCGCCACGCCGAGGGGAGCCCCGCCGGCAGCGGACGTCCCCCAGGGAGGCTTGTCCTCAgcgggaggaggaggcggcggagtCCCGGCGTCCCCCTCCTCAGGTGCCGCCATCTTGGCGGGCGCCAGCGGGCGGGCAGCGCACCAGTTCCCCCGGAGGTCTCGGCGACGCGAGGCACGGCGCGGGGCACCGGCGGCACGCGGACCAATGGCGCTCCCGGCAGAGACAGCCGCGCCCCCGAGGCGGGGCCGCCCGGCACCAACGGCGGCCTCTGGGGGGCAAAAACCCGCGTGGGTGCGGGGAGCGGGGCGGTGGGCCCCGGGCCGGTTTTCCTCGTAAGACGGTGTCATCACCCCGAGGCTCGCTCTTACCGGGCGGGGCTTAAGACCAACACAGGTAGCAAGCGAGCCACGAGTCACTTGGAACCCGCACGGAAGAGAACGCGCCTGATGGGGTGACCCGAGCGCGTTATCCTCTGCGTAGGAAGGAACAACCTCCCGCTCTGCCGCTGCCGGCCTGGGCCCCGACAGCGGCTCGGTGGAGCGCTGCCCGTGCTGTGTGAGGGTCTGTCCGTCCCCACCGAGCGCATAGCGGCCGCGTCCTTTGCGTCCTTTGCCCCGCGTTTTGCAGGGGCAAAGCCACGCCTCAGCGGCCAGCTACGAGACGCGGCTATATAGTGGGAGCGAAAAAATCTATGGTTTTTTGGCCCGTACGGGGATCGAACCCGCGACCTTGGCGTTATTAGCACCACGCTCTAACCAACTGAGCTAACCGGCCTACCTATAGGCGCTTCTTTCGCTGCTGGCAAGTAACAGGACACCGGGGTACAGACCCCATCCTGGCTGCGCCGAGAGTGGTGACGAGGCGGACATGTTTGGCGCGAGAGCGCCGAAGGCGAGCCCACGCGTGGGAGCACACCTCGAACTGACCCTCTGCAGAGCCGCACCGCCGGGCGGCAGCCACCGCAGGACGTGTTCACGGTGTTCGCTGCCACTCCAAGTCAATAGGCTAACGCTTCCCGGATTTTCTAGGTTACGATTCcagtttaattaattttttttttacatctatTTTAAACCATTTACTCTTCTGGCTATTTAACACACTGTTAGGATCCTGGTTTGAGTGGAGAAATGATTGACCTTTTCCTAGTATTTTGCTTTTGGCTGCATACGCAGCGTTTAAAGGACAACTTTTCTTCTCAGCTGTGAAGCCTACATTACAATACACCGTGTCCGTTTAGCAAAGGCAGCCGGCATGAAAGGCGGGTGAGGACCCCTCTCCAAAATGCAGTTTGGAGATCGGCCCACCGCAGCTCGGCGCGGGGAACACGGTTAGTGCGGACCCTCCTCTTCCAAAAGCACTCCCCATGCAAGCTAGCAGCTGCTGGCTCACATCGCGCTCCTCGACCACGTCTGAACCGTCGCGCCTGCAGCGACGCGGCGAAACCACCAGGGATCAGCACGGCACCCCTGCTAAACCCGAGCTCGTCTGGGCGCTCCGGAGACCCAGCGCTTGCACAAGCCCGGGCCACTGAGTCGCTGCTAGAGCACTCCTCAGCGGGGACCGAGGCCTGCACACACCGGTCCCTTTATCAACAGAGAGCTCAGCTCCACCGCCCCAAGGCAGACAGGCCAGCGGGGCGCGGAGAAGAACGGCTCCGTACAAGCACGGAACACGCGAAGGCAGAAGTGCCTCGGCAAAGCGGCCACACCACGCAGCTACCACCCGTGCTGCACACACCCCCGCCGGCGCAGGTACCAGCCCGCGGCGCATGCGCGGTGCACGCAGCCAGCGGGAGGCGGAGCAGTGCAGCCGGCCGCCACTGCGCTTGTGTCACCCTGCTCGGCGGCGGCAGGATGGTTGCACTGCGCCTGCGTAGATCGGGGTGTGACGTCATC
The Lathamus discolor isolate bLatDis1 chromosome 6, bLatDis1.hap1, whole genome shotgun sequence DNA segment above includes these coding regions:
- the ZNF839 gene encoding zinc finger protein 839 codes for the protein MTPSYEENRPGAHRPAPRTHAGFCPPEAAVGAGRPRLGGAAVSAGSAIGPRAAGAPRRASRRRDLRGNWCAARPLAPAKMAAPEEGDAGTPPPPPPAEDKPPWGTSAAGGAPLGVAAATEEDGGGAVGPANPPPSAEGPELLATAGELAQSLAAVEAGSAAAGTVLYVQEDGSVVEGERLSAVEVRLLLEQLLAAAESPGPGTAEPPPPRHAATPLAPAEVQRVIEQVSKAQEKQKLPPAAPPEPCLGPPPPLASIMHNAAQQLRSVAQQVARQQGSSVAATRLLPQKQLEAIRVQVQSGQMKETERPMPSLAPVQPKTVRLSQSVSRNSNMPGLGIINPQIIRIQPVTGTKQQQLFLHSSSKSPVQLLMQKPLPSHGSASLTKIPTSKMLNGQKAACATGSAARSPDVNLVSGSSAKTLVPCLEKNQKDDKLKKSLKVKTRSGRISRPPKYKAKDYKFIKMEDLAYGHRSDSDDYSELSVEDDEEGKVKGKDALFNSSNYDLNPKTFQCQTCEKSYLGKGGLTRHYKLNPGHRQLESSPQKIPLNKPNGSILVDNDCGIREEMMSPAHLDSVAATLNKENALATSLEGTVDSKAGEQTCKSPESKPLLAEQQKESGSGHQEPVTPEGPGRPRRSKRHGRLQKRGRSRCSGRLSRPGQSPSKSLSSVSAERNVYRKRKARLKELIQQCDNEDLMELALPRLTKVVTVFEFLLMKVEKGYPGKAYFPDVYKEFEDLHNMVKKMAYRHLSNSNLLSCQQPVEIRDAKVAESLGITEILAGQGKTQGADCCSQTIIKTVSEQVPVEILGQKRLAESSGEELLPSAKRTKLEDVMENVNNDNASQDEVKEKSETLCTLSEKDGFNQLNGEIQLSEDGHITCCTAGSTLLTVEQRNSLADSGVRIDAGNSATFSQSVETRADYSECVAIQEPDLADDESLLHEVVLPAEADGSPGLVQAHFVNEDTARGLLAPQLCSSVSEDATGSESPNLATSEENGHHQKYQKLQEENCNFAIKEHSEQLHNENITDEMQELEKVLSTNIVPVNHPHSAQTELNQSPAQEASVSAHAYHENSLKNANYCSCGAEEQHELENTVAVDETVAFEITDESRDFLSQGHEQFFIQTSDGLIMSHPDTAVLSQAEDVVIVTDSNGTTMHIPTPEGMPLETVETLLEMEADSQSEGISLLQSELEP